In a genomic window of Bombina bombina isolate aBomBom1 chromosome 8, aBomBom1.pri, whole genome shotgun sequence:
- the NPPA gene encoding natriuretic peptides A: protein MGTSLVVYMSFILLILAVIKARGNPMYGSVLSSDLTDLKSLLERLEDRLPAEEPVAPLQDPFAQNYDTSDSSNPASSWTGDSSRPQTEMVYNRGPWAQPDKISPLKNKLRELLNAPRSMRRSSDCFGGRIDRIGAQSGMGCNRVR, encoded by the exons ATGGGGACCTCACTGGTTGTATACATGAGTTTTATCCTTCTAATTCTTGCTGTGATAAAGGCCAGAGGCAACCCAATGTATGGTTCCGTCTTATCCTCAGATCTAACTGATTTAAAG AGTCTCCTGGAGCGCTTGGAAGATAGACTTCCAGCTGAAGAACCAGTTGCTCCACTGCAAGATCCATTTGCCCAGAACTATGACACTTCAGACTCATCTAACCCAGCTTCATCATGGACTGGAGATTCCTCAAGGCCACAAACAGAAATGGTCTACAACAGAGGACCATGGGCTCAACCTGACAAGATATCCCCACTGAAAAATAAGTTAAGAGAGCTTCTGAATGCACCAAGGAGCATGAGAAGATCTTCAGACTGCTTTGGAGGTCGAATCGACAGAATAGGTGCCCAGAGTGGAATGGGATGCAACAGGGTAAGATAA